In bacterium, the genomic stretch GTCCGCCTGCGCGGCGAAGTTTCTATCTGCGAAGTTCCGATCGTGCGCCTCCCACAGCGCAAGGTGCGCGGAGACATCCCCGCCCCCGCGCACCGCTTCGATGTAGCCGGCGAGGGCGGGCTCGTCCAGTTCGTAAAACGGATGGCACGAGCCGGGCGCCGCCCCCCGCGGGGCGTGCACCACCGCCCGCACCATGAAGGCGGGGATGACGGTCCGCTCGGGCTGCGCTTCGAGAAAAGAGGTCTCGACAATCTTCTCGGCGGTCAGGATCACCCCTGCCGCCGCGCGGCTCATGAGCACATCCTCGAACGTGCCGCCGTCGATCCGCGCATTGCCCTGCGCGTCGGCATACTGCACATGAAGGATCGCCCAGTCGGGACGGATGCGGGGGATCATGTAGACCCGCTTGCCGGTATAGGGATCTTCCACCTGGCGAAAGCCGGTGAGCGCCGGCGTATCGCTCCCCTCGAGCCCGGCGACGGGCTGGCTCGGGAGGCCGTAGGCGGAGGCGCGGAGACCTGCGATGACGGTGGAGCAGGCGTGCTCCACGGCGCGGACATCGCCCGCCTCCACCGCCCGGCGGTAGGCGGGGGCGAGCCCGAAAATATTTTCGAAGCCGATGTATCCCGAATGCACCTCGGCCACGGCGCCCGCCGCGCAGAGGAGATCGATGTCATATCCGCCCGCCGTCTTGACCAGGCGAAGCCCGCGCCGGCCCTGCCGCGCCATCTCGCGAACGAGCGCCGCCGGGATGCGGGTCAGCGAATTTCCCCCCAGCGCAATCATCTGGCCGTCCTCGATGAGCCCGGCCGCCTCGATCAGCGCCCTGCGCTTGTCCCCATCCATTCGGCTGCCTCTCCCGAAAAAATGCCCCGCCAAAGAGTGTGCCGGAATTATGCCCGCCTCGCGGAGCCGCCTCAAGGAATCCACCGGAAATGCCCCTTTCCCGGCCCTCCCGCAAAAAATCCGCTGGTTCCAGTGATTTCCGTTGAAAAATTCAACCGGCCACCCTATCTTGGAGAGAGGGGCATTTTGTCTCATTCCCTAAGGCAAGCGGCAATCTGCCCCACCCCGGCCACCTTCCCGGATTTCATATCTAGAGTGAGAGCAACATGGCGGGCGAGCGGATCCTGGTGGTGGACGATGAAGAAAGGATGCGCCACCTCCTCGAGCGCCTTCTGGGCGGCGAGGGCTACGAGGTACGCACGGCCAGCAACGGGGCCGACGCGCTCCGGCTCCTCTCCGAGGCCGACTCCGACCTCGTCATCTCCGATGTCCGGATGCCCGGAATGGACGGCCTCACCCTCCTGCGCACCCTGAAGGAGCAGGGCAGCTCCGCCGTGGTGATCATGATGACCGCCTTCGGAACCGTCTCCTCGGCGGTGGAAGCCATGAACGCCGGCGCCTATCACTACCTCACCAAGCCCTTCAAGATTGACGAGATGACCCTGCTCGTCCGCAAGGCACTGGAGTCGCTCAACCTTCAGCGCGAGGTCAAGACCCTGCGGGCGGAGGTGGAAGAGCGCTACGGCCTGGGAAAACTGATCGGCAAGAGCAAGGCGATGCAGGATGTCTTCAAGATGATTCGGCGCATCGCCCAAACCCACAGCACGGTCCTGATCACCGGCAGCACTGGAACGGGAAAAGAGCTGGGGGCCAAGGCGCTCCACTACCAGAGCAACCGGAGGGACCGGCCCTTTGTCGCGGTCAACTGCAGCGCCATCCCGGAAACCCTGATGGAGAGCGAACTGTTCGGCCACATGAAGGGCTCCTTCACCGGGGCGGTCGGCAGCCAGAAAGGCCTCTTCGAGGAAGCCCACAACGGAACCCTCTTTCTCGACGAGGTGGGCGAGGTTCCGTTGCCGATTCAGGTGAAGCTCCTGCGCTCGATCCAGGAGCGCGAGATCCGGCGGATTGGCGGACGCGAAAACATCCAGATCGACGTGCGGATCATCTCGGCGACCAACCGGGATCTGGAAGAGCTGGTGCGCGAGGGGAGTTTCCGCGAGGACCTCTACTACCGCCTGAACGTGATCCCCATCCGCATCCCGGGACTGCGGGAGCGCCCCGACGATATCCCGCTGCTCGCCCAGCATTTCATCGGAAAATTCTGCGAAGAAAACGGGATCGAACTGAAACGCCTCTCCAAAAACGCACTCCAGGCGCTGCTCGCCTACGACTGGCCCGGAAACGTGCGGGAGCTCGAAAACGTGATCGAGCGCGCCATCGCCTTATGTGAAAACGAAGAAATCGACAACACCGATTTCCCGACCCACATCGTCGAAAACCATTCCGGACTGATATCCACCAGAGCCGGGATGGACATCTCTCTTGAGGAGCTGGAGCGCCTGCACATCGAATCCATCCTGGAGAAAACGGGCGGGCACCAGATTCGCGCGGCGAAAATTCTCGGCGTTGACCGCAGGACACTGTACAGAAAATTGGTGAAGTACGGTCTCAAAAAAGGAACCCAACAGGAGTACAACTCATGAGC encodes the following:
- a CDS encoding CoA transferase subunit A, with translation MDGDKRRALIEAAGLIEDGQMIALGGNSLTRIPAALVREMARQGRRGLRLVKTAGGYDIDLLCAAGAVAEVHSGYIGFENIFGLAPAYRRAVEAGDVRAVEHACSTVIAGLRASAYGLPSQPVAGLEGSDTPALTGFRQVEDPYTGKRVYMIPRIRPDWAILHVQYADAQGNARIDGGTFEDVLMSRAAAGVILTAEKIVETSFLEAQPERTVIPAFMVRAVVHAPRGAAPGSCHPFYELDEPALAGYIEAVRGGGDVSAHLALWEAHDRNFADRNFAAQADAERSRG
- a CDS encoding sigma-54 dependent transcriptional regulator gives rise to the protein MAGERILVVDDEERMRHLLERLLGGEGYEVRTASNGADALRLLSEADSDLVISDVRMPGMDGLTLLRTLKEQGSSAVVIMMTAFGTVSSAVEAMNAGAYHYLTKPFKIDEMTLLVRKALESLNLQREVKTLRAEVEERYGLGKLIGKSKAMQDVFKMIRRIAQTHSTVLITGSTGTGKELGAKALHYQSNRRDRPFVAVNCSAIPETLMESELFGHMKGSFTGAVGSQKGLFEEAHNGTLFLDEVGEVPLPIQVKLLRSIQEREIRRIGGRENIQIDVRIISATNRDLEELVREGSFREDLYYRLNVIPIRIPGLRERPDDIPLLAQHFIGKFCEENGIELKRLSKNALQALLAYDWPGNVRELENVIERAIALCENEEIDNTDFPTHIVENHSGLISTRAGMDISLEELERLHIESILEKTGGHQIRAAKILGVDRRTLYRKLVKYGLKKGTQQEYNS